A portion of the Coturnix japonica isolate 7356 chromosome 4, Coturnix japonica 2.1, whole genome shotgun sequence genome contains these proteins:
- the LOC107312865 gene encoding exocyst complex component 1-like, translated as MASLWSSLEKEVFNPQNKRLLEAIRVWKTGKKKKMSILCVLVDALRPMQPFLVKVKVDRGEQYKIAYKWPLAELKLVDGKTLDEVNMDFDLQFDKIYKWTASSFDEKKTFIRCLWKLNHRFLSSAVTFVNVHSCSVEGRQSLQEDRRDTVETENQEELSVYQEMTPKEAADVLKLMEEHEPLVNNSIAFAEQLSRDLHVLDEANLQAIISSEKQVTQLMSFIDEALAEVARVEETLQVYDELLGSLKQQMDHIYQENSLLHHITSNKAKLMDEILFLTTHLDLGNEHCEALSCADLSSPSGVEACIAAAEALSACMNIQIHPGYRKLQAVAEQLIMFETLKQNFENRFIGHITNIFERQGSAQIPALTQPMDKLSAPSHGLQHKELVPYTPLMAWLRNANPVLFCDLPKVYAQNLSRLYDREIKAFFEQAKTLLVARRKGSLQEGQEKPAGMGSRQHPRWSLPGSREGQEDALNKGNVIKILEQVLRELRPLCIAEQLFIEKFFQLSQNSTELQVLEEEGSTASPVDPACVKPPSQPEEQTAQLLSEIFSSLDPELRCFLDVCNKAHPFSCLQILVTLNDCIFEMWGKTSAIPSSFFNTVLGNMLLLAKSSFNKFIGTLCKEIEEAKLPSKLKVGILPSVSRFEEFVNFSEAVFRTAQRRAELDKAHLRLADSIFNSINSLSSANLKVNTDMVMMENFYHVHCFLCQKKIQCLDGKKREAKQRYSEHMEKYVIGSLGQPLEKLNHFFEGVKARVAQGVKEEEISFQLAYSKQELRKVIERYPGKEVKRALENLYRKIHKCLSPEENLFPVVWHAMEQELLRQYQEFEDLIQRCYVGSGITMEFTREDLLSYFNSITLSST; from the exons ATGGCTTCTCTCTGGAGCTCGCTGGAAAAAGAAGTGTTCAACCCACAGAACAAGAGGCTGTTGGAAGCCATTCGTGTCTGGAAgacagggaagaagaagaagatgtCCATTCTCTGTGTGTTGG TGGATGCCTTGAGGCCAATGCAGCCATTTCTGGTGAAGGTCAAGGTAGACCGAGGAGAGCAGTACAAGATCGCATACAAGTGGCCTTTAGCAGAGCTGAAGCTCGTGGATGGCAAAACTCTTGATGAG GTGAACATGGATTTTGACCTACAGTTCGATAAGATTTACAAGTGGACTGCAAGCAGCTTTGATGAGAAGAAAACCTTTATCAGATGCTTGTGGAAGCTGAACCACCGATTTCTCTCCAGTGCTGTCACATTTGTGAATGTCCACTCCTGTTCAGTGGAAG GGAGGCAAAGTCTGCAGGAGGACAGGAGGGACACTGTGGAGACTGAGAACCAGGAGGAGCTCAGTGTGTACCAGGAGATGACACCAAAGGAAGCTGCTGATGTCTTGAAGCTAATGGAGGAGCATGAGCCCCTTGTGAACAACTCCATAGCCTTTGCAGAGCAGCTAAGCAGGGATCTTCATGTGCTGGATGAG GCCAACCTGCAGGCCATCATCTCCTCTGAGAAGCAGGTGACACAGCTGATGAGCTTCAttgatgaggcactggcagagGTGGCCAGAGTGGAGGAGACATTGCAGGTCTACGATGAGCTGCTTGGAAGCTTAAAGCAGCAGATGGACCACATCTACCAGGAGAACTCCTTGCTGCATCACATCACATCTAACAAGGCGAAGCTGATGGATGAGATTCTTTTCCTCACG ACCCACCTCGACCTTGGCAATGAGCACTGTGAGGCCCTGAGCTGTGCAGATCTTTCCAGCCCCAGTGGAGTGGAAGCCTGTATTGCTGCAGCAGAGGCATTATCTGCCTGCATGAACATCCAGATACACCCTG GTTATCGGAAGCTACAGGCTGTGGCTGAGCAGCTGATCATGTTTGAAACACTCAAGCAGAACTTTGAAAACCGTTTCATCGGTCATATTACAAACATCTTTGAGCGGCAG GGCAGTGCTCAGATTCCTGCTCTCACACAGCCCATGGACAAGCTGTCTGCACCAAGCCATGGACTCCAGCACAAGGAGCTGGTGCCCTACACTCCACTCATGGCTTGGCTGAGGAATGCCAACCCAGTGCTGTTCTGTGACCTCCCCAAG GTCTATGCCCAGAACCTCAGCAGACTATATGATAGGGAAATCAAAGCCTTTTTTGAACAGGCCAAAACCCTCTTGGTAGCAAGAAGAAAGGGGA GTCTCCAGGAGGGACAGGAGAagccagcagggatggggagtAGACAGCACCCACGGTGGAGCCTCCCGGGGAGCAGAGAAGGTCAGGAGGATGCATTGAACAAAGGCAATGTTATCAAG ATCTTGGAGcaggtgctgagagagctgcgGCCCCTTTGCATCGCAGAGCAGCTGTTCATTGAAAAGTTCTTCCAGCTGAGCCAGAACTCTacagagctgcaggtgctggag gaagaaggaagcactGCATCTCCAGTGGATCCCGCCTGTGTCAAGCCTCCGAGCCA acCAGAGGAACAGACAGCCCAGCTGCTGAGTGAGATCTTCAGTTCTCTGGACCCAGAGCTGAGATGCTTTCTAGATGTCTGCAACAAGGCCCACCCattcagctgcctgcagatcCTGGTTACCCTGAATGACTGCATCTTTGAGATGTGGGGGAAGACCTCAGCTATCCCCTCATCCTTCTTCAACACTGTTCTGGGCAATATGTTGCTCCTGGCCAAGAGCAGCTTCAACAAATTCATT GGGACTCTGTGCAAAGAGATTGAGGAAGCAAAGCTGCCCAGCAAGCTGAAGGTTGGGATCCTGCCCTCTGTGAGCCGCTTTGAGGAGTTTGTGAATTTCTCAGAGGCAGTGTTCAGGACGgctcagcgcagagcagagctggacaAGGCACACCTCAGATTGGCTGATAGCATCTTCAACAGCA TCAATAGCCTGTCCTCAGCAAACCTGAAGGTGAACACAGATATGGTCATGATGGAAAATTTCTACCACGTTCACTGCTTCTTGTGCCAAAAGAAGATCCAATGCTTGGATGGCAAGAAGAGAGAAGCCAAGCAAAGGTATAGTGAGCACATGGAGAAATATGTCATCGGGTCCCTGGGCCAGCCACTGGAGAAACTCAAT CACTTCTTTGAAGGGGTGAAAGCCCGTGTTGCTCAGGGGGTGAAAGAAGAGGAGATCAGTTTCCAGCTGGCCTACAGCAAGCAAGAGCTGAGGAAAGTCATTGAAAGATACCCTGGCAAGGAAGTAAAAAGAGCCCTTGAGAACCTCTACAGAAAAATCCACAAGTGTCTTTCCCCAGAGGAAAACCTTTTCCCG GTTGTTTGGCATGCtatggagcaggagctgctaCGTCAGTACCAAGAATTCGAGGATCTGATCCAGCGCTGCTACGTGGGGTCAGGGATCACCATGGAATTCACTAGGGAGGATCTGCTGAGCTACTTCAATTCCATCACTCTGTCCAGCACGTAG
- the LOC107312878 gene encoding BTB/POZ domain-containing protein KCTD12-like — protein sequence MALADSAGCAKPSEDLPFPEIIELNVGGQVYITRHPTLISVPGSLLWEMFTQKNVRSLARDSKGRFFVDRDGFLFRYILDYLRDQQLVLPEHFPERSRLQREAEYFMLPELVKMLAPKLSKQNSLGDDPCQSDPEELSPIADATRSLTTASTALPNAVAGGAGGTGTVSTAGPDIRRAGFITIGYRGSYTLGRDSQTDAKFRRVARIMVCGKTSLAKEVFGDTLNESRDPDRPPERYTSRYYLKFTFLEQAFDKLADAGFHMVACNSTGTCAFAHDQTDDRIWTSYTEYVFYRE from the coding sequence ATGGCCCTGGCGGACAGCGCGGGCTGTGCCAAACCCAGCGAGGATTTGCCTTTCCCTGAAATCATTGAGCTCAACGTGGGCGGACAAGTCTACATCACCCGGCACCCCACCCTGATCAGTGTGCCGGGCTCGCTGCTCTGGGAGATGTTCACGCAGAAGAACGTCCGCTCCTTGGCTCGTGACAGCAAGGGCCGCTTCTTTGTGGATCGGGACGGCTTCCTCTTCCGCTACATCCTGGATTACCTGCGGGaccagcagctggtgctgcccGAGCACTTCCCCGAGCGCAGCCGGCTACAGCGAGAGGCTGAGTACTTCATGCTGCCGGAGCTGGTGAAGATGCTGGCCCCCAAGCTCAGCAAGCAGAACTCGCTGGGGGATGACCCGTGCCAAAGTGACCCCGAGGAGCTCTCCCCTATTGCCGATGCCACCCGCAGCCTGaccactgccagcactgcactcCCCAATGCCGTGGCTGGCGGTGCCGGGGGCACGGGCACAGTGAGCACTGCTGGCCCTGACATCCGCAGGGCCGGGTTCATCACCATCGGCTACCGCGGCTCCTACACGCTGGGCAGGGACAGCCAGACTGATGCCAAGTTCCGCAGGGTGGCACGGATCATGGTCTGCGGCAAGACATCGCTGGCCAAGGAGGTTTTTGGAGATACCTTGAATGAGAGCAGGGACCCGGACAGGCCCCCGGAGAGGTACACCTCCCGGTACTACCTCAAATTCACCTTCCTGGAGCAAGCCTTTGACAAACTGGCCGACGCTGGCTTCCACATGGTGGCTTGCAACTCCACGGGCACCTGTGCCTTCGCCCATGACCAGACAGACGACAGGATCTGGACCTCTTACACCGAATATGTTTTCTATCGTGAGtga